The Dehalococcoidia bacterium genomic sequence CCTCGTCTTCCACCTTCCGCCGTCCGAACACCGTCGCCTCGTCCGATCCGCTTACCTGCCACCGCCGCAGCCTCAGCGTACTCAATCGCCGCCGCTGTGCCCATACGGCCCGGGCAAGTGTGCGCCGCCCGTGCAGCGGCAAGGCGATCTGGTCACAATGGGGCTGAGCCGGCTGCGCCGGGACGGAGGCCGCATGTTCCGTCGCGTCTTGATCGCCAACCGCGGCGAGATCGCCTGCCGCATCGCCAGAACCTGCAGGCGGCTGGGCGTCGAGGCCGTGGCCGTCTACTCCGACGCCGACGCGGATGCGCTGCACGTCCGCGCCGCCGATCGCGCCGAGCGGATCGGTCCGGCCGCGCTGGACGGGAGCTATCTCTCGATTCCGGCGCTGCTCGCGGCGGCCAGGCGCAGCGGCGCCGAGGCGATCCACCCCGGCTACGGCCTGCTTTCCGAGCGCGCCGGCTTCGCGCGTGCGGTGCAGCAAGCCGGCCTCGTCTTCATCGGCCCGACGCCCGAGGCGATCGAGGCGATGGCGAACAAGACCGCGGCGCGGGCGCGGGTGGCCGCTGCCGGCGTGCCGCTGGCGCCGGGCAGCGACGGGCCGTTGGCGGCGGGTGCGGACGCCCAGGCGCTGGCCGAGCGCATCGGCTACCCGCTGATGGTCAAGGCAAGCGAAGGCGGCGGCGGCATCGGCATGACGGTCGTGCATGAGCCGGCGAAGCTGCGCGGCGCGGTAGAGCGCGGCCGCCGCTCGGCCGCCCGCGCCTTCGGCAGCGATGAAGTCTACCTTGAGCGCTTCGTGGAGCGGGCACGCCACGTCGAGGTGCAGGTGTTCGGCGACGCGGCGGGAAACCTGATCGCGCTCGGCGACCGCGACTGCTCCGTGCAGCGCCGCCACCAGAAGGTGACCGAGGAAGCCCCCGCACCGGGCCTGGGCGCGAGCCGACGTGGTGCGCTGCACGACGCGGCGCTGCGCGCCGCCGCCGCGGTGAACTACACCAACGCCGGCACGGTCGAGTTTCTGCTTGCGCCGGACGGCGCCTTCTACTTCCTCGAAATGAATACCCGTCTGCAGGTCGAGCATCCCGTCACCGAGCTGATCACCGGCCACGACCTGGTGGAGTGGCAACTACGCATCGCCGCGGGCGAGCCGCTGCTTCCGGGCCAGGATGCGCTGCGCTTCGACGGCCACGCGATCGAGTGCCGCGTCTATGCCGAAGACCCGCACACGCACCTGCCCTCGCCCGGCACGATCACGAGCTGGCAACCGCCGGCGGGCGAGCACATCCGCGTCGACAGCGGCGTCGAGCAGGGCAGCGTCGTCAGCCCCTTTTACGACCCGCTGCTGGCCAAGCTGGCCGTCTGGGGCGCCGACCGCCACGCGGCGCTGAAGCGGATGCAGGACGCCCTCGCCGGGTTTGCGGTCGAAGGACTGAAGACGAACCTGCCGCTGCTGCGCCGCATCCTTGGCCACGCGCTGTTCGTCGAAGGCCGCTACAGCACGGAACTGATCGCGACGCTGACCGCCGAAAGCGCCGGGGCAAATTCGTCCGCCGCATCGGGCTGAGCGGGCAGCGAGACAGCAAGACAAGGGAGCATGGGGATGGCGCATGAGTTCCTG encodes the following:
- a CDS encoding biotin carboxylase N-terminal domain-containing protein codes for the protein MFRRVLIANRGEIACRIARTCRRLGVEAVAVYSDADADALHVRAADRAERIGPAALDGSYLSIPALLAAARRSGAEAIHPGYGLLSERAGFARAVQQAGLVFIGPTPEAIEAMANKTAARARVAAAGVPLAPGSDGPLAAGADAQALAERIGYPLMVKASEGGGGIGMTVVHEPAKLRGAVERGRRSAARAFGSDEVYLERFVERARHVEVQVFGDAAGNLIALGDRDCSVQRRHQKVTEEAPAPGLGASRRGALHDAALRAAAAVNYTNAGTVEFLLAPDGAFYFLEMNTRLQVEHPVTELITGHDLVEWQLRIAAGEPLLPGQDALRFDGHAIECRVYAEDPHTHLPSPGTITSWQPPAGEHIRVDSGVEQGSVVSPFYDPLLAKLAVWGADRHAALKRMQDALAGFAVEGLKTNLPLLRRILGHALFVEGRYSTELIATLTAESAGANSSAASG